The Streptomyces tubercidicus DNA segment CCTCGGGAGTCGGGGCGTGTACCGGGGCGTCGTTCCAGCACACGCTGACGATCTGTAGTTCCCGGCCGGACAGCAGCTCGGCCGTGGCTCCGCCGCAGCCCGGACAGCACAGCTGGGGCGGCATGCCCACCGGCCAGGTGTCCGCACAGGGGCCGCAGCGGGCGCGGGCCACGACGGGGTCCGTCACCAGTTCCGCCCCCTCCAGCACCGTTCCGGCACAGGCGAGTTCGAAGGAGAAGGCCAGCGCGTCGGGGACCACCCCGGCCAGTTCGCCGACCTGCAGCCGGATGCTGTGGACGGTGGTGGCCCCGGCGGGGCGGGCCGCGCTTTCGACCTGGTCCACGACGGCAAGCGCGATGGACATCTCGTGCATCGGTCCCTCTCTGGTGCGGGGACGGGACGACCGGGTGCCGCTCGGCTTCATTAGACGGCGCGGCCGGAGGGCGTCCGGGGTGCCTCGCCGGGGCGGCGCGGTGGCGTACACCGTTCGGTGCAGCGCCGCCCGTCACATGGCCCGCATGCGCAGATAGCGCTTGAGGTCGGGCAGCATCGACTTCACGACGAGGGCGAGCGCGGCGGCGGCCGCGCCGCTCAGGGCGAGCTTCAGCATGGTGTCGTGTTCCTCTCGGTGGGGTGCGGTCCGGCGGCGGACGGGGTCGGTTCCTCCGCGCCGACCAGCCGCAGGACGAGCTGTACGGCCTCGTCGACGGCGGCGTCGACGGGTGCGCTGAGTCCGATGCCTTCGGAGACATCGGCGGGTTCGCAGCCGACGACCAGCACACGCTCCGGGCGTCGGCCGCCGGTGCCCGCGCTGAGGGTGTCGAGGAGCGCGAGCACGGCGTCGGGGGTCATGTGGTGGCCGTCCAGCGCGGTGTCCGGCGGCCGGGCGGCGGGTGCGGTGGCGTCGAGGAGGTAGACGGTGCCGGGCTCGCCGCCGCGCGCGGAGGCGTCCACGAGCAGCACCGTGTGGTAGCCGTCGAGCATCTGGTAGGCGAGGTGGACGCCCCGTACCCCGACGTCGACGACCTCGACGCCGTCGGGGAGTTGGTGCTCTTCGAGCCGGCGGACGGCCTCGACGCCGAAGCCGTCGTCGCCGAGGAAGATGTTGCCGACACCGGCGATCAGCGTCTTCACGGGCCGCCTGGCGACGGCTGCCTCGGGACTCACATCTCCTCCAGGGGAGCGACCTCGTCGGGTTGGAAGTACAGGAACCGGCCCTGCTCGCGGCGGATGTCGACGCCCGGGTCGCCCTCCACGGTCACCGCGAGGTGCACCCCGCCGTCGACGTCGTGCAAGACCGCCTCGACATGCGCGGTGCGGCCCTGGAGGAAGAGGTCCTGGGCGTCGGTGCGCCGCAGTCCGGGGCGCAGCAGCACCCGGCTCCCGGCGCCGACCGACCGGCCGTCGATGGTGATCCGGTCGCGTACGGGATCGACGCTGCGGTCGCTCTCCGGGTCCCACCAGGGGGTGTCCGGGCGGGTGCCGGGCACGTCCGGGGCGAACTCGTCCGGGGCGGCCGGGCCGGGTCCGGTGACCTCGCGCAGCGCCCGTACGGCGCCGTGCAGTCGCTCCAGCACCTCGGGCGGCATGGTGTCGGCGAGCTCGATGACCTCGGCGGCGCGGGGGTCGGTGCCGCGGGCCTCGCGCTTCTCCTGGTCGGTGAGGGCCGCGGTGCGCAGGGCCAGGATCTCGTCGATCTCCAGGGCGTCGTAGAGCGCGCCGGGGCTTTCCGGGGCGATGGCCGGATGGTCCTCCAGGATGA contains these protein-coding regions:
- a CDS encoding hydrogenase maturation nickel metallochaperone HypA, with amino-acid sequence MHEMSIALAVVDQVESAARPAGATTVHSIRLQVGELAGVVPDALAFSFELACAGTVLEGAELVTDPVVARARCGPCADTWPVGMPPQLCCPGCGGATAELLSGRELQIVSVCWNDAPVHAPTPEER
- a CDS encoding DUF6893 family small protein produces the protein MLKLALSGAAAAALALVVKSMLPDLKRYLRMRAM
- a CDS encoding hydrogenase maturation protease is translated as MSPEAAVARRPVKTLIAGVGNIFLGDDGFGVEAVRRLEEHQLPDGVEVVDVGVRGVHLAYQMLDGYHTVLLVDASARGGEPGTVYLLDATAPAARPPDTALDGHHMTPDAVLALLDTLSAGTGGRRPERVLVVGCEPADVSEGIGLSAPVDAAVDEAVQLVLRLVGAEEPTPSAAGPHPTERNTTPC